Below is a window of bacterium DNA.
ATGACATTAGCTGCCGCATCGACAGTAGAAAAAGAGCTCAAAGGTGTTTTGGGCAAGACGAGTAACAAAGTAGCTGCAGTTGCAGTTGGCGAGCTTATCGCAAAAAGAGCCATTGAAAAGGGAATTAACAAGGTCGTTTATGACCGAGGTGGTTTCCGCTACCATGGCCGCATTGCTTCAGTCGCTGATGGAGCACGTAAAGCCGGATTAGAGTTCTAAAGATAAGATTGGACTGGATTTGGAGGAGTTATGATCGAAGGCAGACCTGACCCTGATACGCTAAATTTAAGCTCGCGAATAGTACAAACTAACAAAGTCTTTAAAACCCATAAGGGTGGTAAGACAGCGAGTTGGAACGCGCTTGTGGTCGTCGGCGACGGTAATGGATATGTAGGTGTAGCGCTGGGTAAGGCACGCGGTATTCCTGATGCGATTCGCAAGGGAGAA
It encodes the following:
- the rpsE gene encoding 30S ribosomal protein S5 (located at the back of the 30S subunit body where it stabilizes the conformation of the head with respect to the body; contacts S4 and S8; with S4 and S12 plays a role in translational accuracy; mutations in this gene result in spectinomycin resistance) codes for the protein MIEGRPDPDTLNLSSRIVQTNKVFKTHKGGKTASWNALVVVGDGNGYVGVALGKARGIPDAIRKGE
- the rplR gene encoding 50S ribosomal protein L18; this translates as MAKTNRHIERNRRHIRVRKSVAGTLDRPRLAVFRSHQHIYAQVIDDAQGMTLAAASTVEKELKGVLGKTSNKVAAVAVGELIAKRAIEKGINKVVYDRGGFRYHGRIASVADGARKAGLEF